tgacttgaagagaacattcctgcctgatgattgttgCGCAAtgaccgttcatccattgtcgcagtgtCTACATAGTCTCgcaaatgtaccatgcttcgggacatcctttcctgcaatgtATGAGGTCGAGaatgttggctgagtcgcacgagtatgtacctggtgggtggttttctcatgtgtaatggtggtacccatgtcgatgatctggcacgtcttgcagaggttgccatggcagggtgtgTGGTGCTGTGGTCGCTGTTCTCCAGAAGGCTGGGTACttagctgcaaacaatggtctgtttgaggttgcatggttgtttgaaggcaagtagtggcagtgtggagatggccttggcaagatattcatcttcatcgatgacgtgttgaaggctgcgaagaagatgttgtagtttctccgctccgcggAAGtattggacgatgaagggtactctgttggtcgAGGCCCGTGTTCATCTTCTGAGGTGATATAAACATACAAACTCCACCCAAAgtatagaattgaacctgggtccctggcgctgtgaaacagtgatgctaaccactgtgccatgcctTCTGGAGATTTTGATCTTATGCCTCATATACTCAAACCCAGATCAGTTATCCATATTGAGAAGAACAATGTTCCcaacactgactgtggggaacaccACTGTTTACTTCCTTCTAGACTGCAGAACATCTATTAACAACTACCCTCTGTTTTCTGTCCTTTATCCAATTTACTAAAGTtgccccactccctttaataccgtgAGCTTTAATTTCACCAGCAGgccagcaccttatcaaataccttttgacaATCCATCCACACAACATGCATTGAATCTCCTTTCTCACTACACTGTGTTATTCCCTCAATTAATCTCTgctgtctgtcctgagtgaatccatTGCATTAACAAATATTGAGGTTCGGGCCAGACTCTCCCTCTTAGTCCTCCAGTCCCGTATTGGTCTGAAACTCACCTCACTCATCAGGACTGGGTTCATGGTCAAGCTGAGATGTCTTTAACAATCCAACACAGCACTTACAACAATTCATCAAGCAAAATTGACAAACGATTATTTTTCTTTTGTATACTGAGAAGGTATAGTTTATTCACATTCAaactgggtggggattgggggagggggtgttcacaacttcacatacatgcacacacatacacatgctattgagcacacgcacacacacacatgtacacagtaAAGGGGGAGAGTAAAGAGTTTACAACATTGGGCAACAGTAAAAGAACCAAACAGAAACAAATTAGTTCATGTGATTTCCAAAGTCCAAGAGGTCAAAGTCCAGAGGGCATTTCCTTCATGGCGAGGTTCAGTTCAGATAAGTTCCTGTTTGGAGACATCAATATCCTTGAAACAAAGGACATTGCAACACGATGGGCTTTTTGTGCTTAGACCATTTGGTAGACGTTAATCAGAGGCGTTTGAACTCAAACGGGCTGTGAGGAGTTGAGAGGTGGTGGCCAGGCTGCTTGGTTAGCCGGGCTGCTGAGTTCATTCTAATTGATGTTAAATCAGCAGACAGGGCGACAAATGATTCTGGTAAAATATTGACCAAAGTTTACTAACATGGCATTGTGATCACCATTATTTCGGGTTTATTTTATCTAGGTCTCCTCCCATCGCTGTCcctgagcaagtttactcccaTCCTGATACACCATTCCATCACAGAAAATCAGTCACCAATCTAACAAATCCAGAGCTTAaactaaaacagtgaacattatccctggACCTGAATATAAAACCGTGAACATTATCCCACAAATCCACAATAGggcagtgtagtgatctctgtatgtgcatgtacatgagGGGTTAATGTTTAATTAGTagaatcagatgatcactagagggcagcactaacaggggtataaaagcaagcttattctgctcctctctttcttttgGGAGTGTTGTGACCAAGACAGGAATGTAGATTAGATCAGCGTGTTAGTGCAGAtaaacatagttactgtatttagatcttgttaaccttatcgctagtattaatattaaagtaaagaactcacaaaattattgttttagttactcaataaatcttttgttattaCTGGATGACTTCGAGTCTttctcatcaagattcagaaaacctcatcaacaacagtattgagtaacatatattacattcagtagtataacataacatactaccagaagtgtaataaaacaggcagcacttgctgaacaatcccgagTGTGCTAATAGCAACactaacaatcaatttaagataatcagtcaagttCTTcaatctggccccgggtcactgtccgtgtggagtttgcacattctcctcgtgtcagcgtgggtctcacccccacagcacagaatgtcattggatagacatatggacgataagggaatagtgtagatgggctttagagtggtttcacaggtcggcgcaacatcgagggccgaagggcctgtactgcgctgttatgttctatgttctaaagatgtgcagggtagctggattggccacgttaaattgccccttaattggaaaagaaaataattgggtactctaaatgtttttttttaaaagtcagtcAAGATCCCTCTCTCccagcttactcacttttccaacttctcccatcgggcaggagatacaaaagtctgagaacacgcatgaacagactcaaaaacagcttcttccccactgtcaccagactcctaagggatcctcttatggactgatctgattaacactacacccctgtatgcttcacccgatgccggtgtttatgtagttacattgtgtatcttgtgttgccctattatgtattttcttttatttcctttctttttatgtaattaatgatctgttgagctcacttggctagacaactGGTCTATAAAGCAGAGCAGGCCAGCATTGCAGGTTCAGTTCCCATACGagctgtggttattcatgaaggtctgccttctcaaccttgcccttggcTTGAGGTGTCATGATCggtgggttaaatcaccaccagtcagctatggcaactttaccttttacCTAGACACAGTGAATTGTAAAATTTGCACGAAAGATCCATTTTGGGTTGAAGGAAAAATTCATAAAATTATTATCAACAAGTTCCTGCGAAAAATCACAGATGGTGCTCTTCAAAAGGAACATTGCAGCCCTGAAAATCAGTGACagatccagaatattaaactcctGCCAGTTGTAGGGATTGTTAATGTCAGCAGAAACAAAACAAATATTGTCAGAttatcaatcctggatgtgattaacagcagaatccaaaccctGCAAAcagttgtgaactcgctggtgtgtcagcaggtgggatgaccgagtgtatcccttcccacactcagagcaggtgaacggcctttccccggtgtgagtgcgcttgtgtaaatgcaggctgccagactgtgtaaatcccttcccacactcggagcaagtgaatggtctctctccagtgtgagtgcgctgatgtgcagtgaggatTGATAACtgcctgaaactctttccacagtaCGTGCAAATGAATGGCTTCTCctctgtgtgaattcgctggtgtgactggaGGCTGGATAAATTAGTGAATTCATTCCCACACGTGGAGcatgtgaatggcctctctccagtgtgaacccgcttgtGCGCACTGAGGTTGGATGAagacctgaacctctttccacagggagtgcagctgaatggcctctcctcagtgtgaattcgctggtgtgacagcaggttggatgacagagtgaagcccttcccacacacagaacaagtGAACGGCTTCATCCctctgtgaatttgctggtgtgaccAAAGACCGGATGGACCAGCGAAATTCTTCCCACACAAGGAACAGGTGAACGActtccccccagtgtgaactcgctgatgtgcatTGAGGTTGGATGAACATGAGAACCTCTTTCCACAGGtaaagcagctgaatggcctctcctctgTATGAATTCGCCGGTGTGACAGCAGGTGggatgaggtagtgaatcccttcccgcactctgcacagatgaatggcttctttccagtgtgactcTGTCGATGGTATTCCAGCAGGTATGGataattgaatcctttaccacaatcATCACATTGCCATGGTTTCTCCATTTTGTTAGCCCCATTGTGACTGCGTTGATGTGTTTCCAGCcgggatggataattgaatcccttcccacagtccccacatttccacggtttttccATGGTTCTGGTATCCTTGTGTCTTTCCAGATTGCACAATCAGTTAAAGCTTCATTCACACACAGAACCCATGCACACTTTCGCCCGGCTGTGAATGGTGTGACGTTTTTTCAGGCTGTGCTGctgtttaaagctctttccacagtcagtccactggaacactctcactcgggtgtgtgtgtgctttggtgcttttccagtcacaccgaTGTTTGAAATTTTCTTGCACAGACAGAACAcggaaacatttctccttccacattcaaaagccAATGTTATTTaggtcctgatgaatcgagtgactatcAGATCTTGACGAGAAGTTCAGTCTGCATTTCCTGTCTGtaaatcctccacttccaatatcctgcaaaatgagtttacaaaagtcatcacagtCAGTCCAGTATAGAAACTTTGAAGAGACAATTCAAATTTTTCTGCAAcaatttttcctctcttgttcccccaaagctgcaaATCGccgccccacacaccctccctcctccctgggctaaaATCCAaatccatctcaccatctgcaccatttctttcctccactcccagttttctccctccctctcctctgcctgggttcagttctccagctcctgtctgcagactgacaataacatcaatgggtcttattgggggtttggggcctccagcgggtatttgtgaatcctccccgcccacctgccagggtttccttccttgccagagatcagagtcctcattgatttgagtgcaaagtgtaagctcttatttattatcccccctcccccatcctctgatgtgaaccatcctccagtgtctgaagcaggatggtgcccgttaacctgggcctgttcccgggagggagaagccccgcagctgcaaaccagggagctgacaatgattgggaagggtttgcggatccacaaagtgtttccaaatcctcccacccaccgcctgaagctgactccgcttctccgggacaaacAAGGGCCCAGGCATTAATCATACTGCGCATGCACCAGATTTTTTGACACTACACatgcacacccccacccccccccattagccacactgcgcatgctctgGCTCTCAAGCCCGGGATATGATTGACGTCAGCTTATGACCAATAGGAGAGAGGGAACGGACAGGAAGGCAGAGCGGGCGcttctggtcctccaaccaatcggagggaattaggggcggggccgagggcgtgagtgaagcatgcgcagtgcgggtaatGGCGATGAAGAGCCGCTGATCTGGCGAGTGCACAAATGATGAGGTGAGATTGTCGGTGTGGAGGGTGCGATGGATCGGGCAGCTGGGCGGGAGTTTTCGTAAACATGTTGTGTAAACAGAAAGCCAAAACAGCGGACAAATCGGGTCCATTTACGACTAACGGGGCAGCAGCGCCTCATGTTCGGCCCCCGTTCACGGTCACCATTTTTATTGGGGGCAATGAGCAGCAAGGCGCATGCGCACTTGCTATCGTTGTTGGGGAAATGAATAGAAAcagacccttcgagcctgccccaccgtcccaggaatcattctggtaaacctaGATACCTACTTCATGGCCATTCcagctaatagtctgccttctcatttttgctatcaaagtggacaacctctcattcctccaaattatactgcatctcccATTAATTTGCCCACTCTCAACTTGTTCAAATTATACTGAAGGaactctgcaccctcctcacagctcaccctcccatcaccCCTTCTCTCattagccatggatgcctcgttctCCCCTTAGCATGATTCAGATGATGTAGCCCATCCCCCAGCTATTTACTGCTGATTTACCAGCTTTACCTTCTCATCATTAGGAATTGTTTTCGATATGCTGgagtctttctcttcctctcctgaGCTTATATTGACCATCACATTCTGCTCCATTTTTAGTCCCTGAGCATTCTGCACACCCTGAAACGTCAGCTCACTTCCTCTTTACAAaattactgcctgacctgctgagtatttccagcatttgctctttttagttcagatttccagcaactgcagtattttgtttttgtttcatttcAGACGTTTCTCACAGAAGGAGAGATGGACCAATTGCGAGCTGCAGGGGTTGGATCACGCCTCCTGTGGAGCTCATTTGTTATGATGTAATGGAATGATTCCCAAAGTAAAATACTGTTGCCGCAGTCCCAGAGGCTGCTTAccattttgagggggagagctgagtggtgctgatttaacctgaggatcagcacacctcaggcggggGGAAAGGTTAAGCAGgcggggccttcaggaataaccaCAGCCGGTGCAGGAATTGGACCCATCCTGTTTCCTGTTggactcactctgcatcacgaaccagctgagcTAAACCGGGGATGTTGCGGAGATgaagatagaatccctacagtgcagaaggaggccaattagccCATCGTGTCTTCTCCAATCCagtccaccctatacctgtaatcctaaaacctaacctgcacatccctggacacgaagaggcaatttatcatggccaatccacctaacctgcacatctttggactgtgggaggaaaccagagcacccggaggaaaccccagcagacacagggagaaagtgcaaactccacacagatagtcgcccaaggctggaattgaacccgggtccctggcgctgtgatgcagcagtgcaaaccactgtgccgtgCCGcccatcttcccaatatttaattgaaggcAATTTCTACTCATCCAGTCCTGAATGGcagacaagtcaggatggtgtgtgagttggaggggaatttggtccTCCTCCATGTGGAAGTTTAGGGTTCAAACCTCTGGTCAAGTTGTAAATAATAAAATCTCTCTCCTTTGCCCCTGTCTCTTTCACCTCTCTCTTCATCCATAGCGGCCAAAGTCCATTGTAGATCCACACTGGGTGGCAGGTTCCATTCccataaggacattagtgaaccattggCTTTttgtgacaatccagcagtttgcaTGGTCACTTTTCcctagtgccggccccacaaatgaccagattcattcagctcaatttcacaaccagcTTTTGTGTTTTTGTGAGTTCTCGCTCattcccttttttctgttttaaatcagtttcacaggatgttagaaggggaggatttgcagccaATTAActgaaaccaaacgtcacatctgtCGTCCATCGTAACCTGATTATCATTGAATCTTGAACATGGAGGGgaaaagcaccgttcacagtggagagaaactgtacacttgttctgtgtgtggacgagacttCAGCCAATCAACTGTCCCATCCAGACACAAGTACAGTCAGACtggggagaaactgtggaaatgtggggattgtgagggaGGATTCAGTGACCTCTCTGAGCTGGAGATTCACCAACACAgtaacaccagggagaggccattcacctgctctgagtgtggaaagGCATTCacgcagtcatccaccctgctgacacaccttcgagttcacactggggagagaccattcacctgctccaaatgtgggaagagattcactcagtcatccaacctgctgacacaccagcaggttcacactggacagaggcaattcacctgctcggagtgtgggatGAGATTTACTCAGTCAttcaatctgctgagacaccagcgagttcacactggggcgaggcctttcacttgctccgagtgtgggaagggattcagtcagttgtctaccctgcagacacaccagcgagttcacactgatgagagaccttttaaatgtcaagtctgtgggaagtgctataaaagtttaaAGGAAGTGAtgttccatcaacgtgttcacagtgaggagagaccatttaaatgcccagactgtgggaagtgctataaaggcTCCAGGGAACTGATGTTTCATAAACGTGTTCACACCGACGACAAACCGTTCAGGTGCAGTCACTGTGCGACTGGGTTCAGATGGTCATCCCAACTCACTGAACACCAGCGTatacacaccggggagaagccattcatctgctctgactgtgggaagggattcactcggtcatcccacctcatggcacatcagcaagttcacacagatgagagaccttttaaatgtccagactgcgggaagtgctgtaAAAGTTCCAGCAATCTggtgtcccatcaacgtgttcacaacgagcagagaccttttcaatgtccagactgtgggaaatgcTATAAAAGTTCC
This portion of the Scyliorhinus torazame isolate Kashiwa2021f chromosome 5, sScyTor2.1, whole genome shotgun sequence genome encodes:
- the LOC140419320 gene encoding uncharacterized protein, which produces MEGKSTVHSGEKLYTCSVCGRDFSQSTVPSRHKYSQTGEKLWKCGDCEGGFSDLSELEIHQHSNTRERPFTCSECGKAFTQSSTLLTHLRVHTGERPFTCSKCGKRFTQSSNLLTHQQVHTGQRQFTCSECGMRFTQSFNLLRHQRVHTGARPFTCSECGKGFSQLSTLQTHQRVHTDERPFKCQVCGKCYKSLKEVMFHQRVHSEERPFKCPDCGKCYKGSRELMFHKRVHTDDKPFRCSHCATGFRWSSQLTEHQRIHTGEKPFICSDCGKGFTRSSHLMAHQQVHTDERPFKCPDCGKCCKSSSNLVSHQRVHNEQRPFQCPDCGKCYKSSSDLLSHQHVHTDERPFRCSHCATGFRRSSQLSVHQRIHTGEKPFTCSKCGKGFTQKSNLLSHQRVHT